The following proteins are encoded in a genomic region of Candida albicans SC5314 chromosome 4, complete sequence:
- a CDS encoding uncharacterized protein (Ortholog(s) have GTPase activating protein binding, cAMP-dependent protein kinase inhibitor activity, signal transducer activity), whose product MITPSLKYKQAHRQNAHKDIEKIYKDNTQIDSAINKCNLDVVKDYGDDNSFNATPNTTSLSVTKTNNLNRESKMEHEQSANNPRPISFFDQTQSDYECCDLRNKFNIPYSVLKYNLAPESCSRSIVDTDNDLQFSFTPEMNLDEVTHQSQDHHTKDTATSIPNQDNSNKHTYQEEHIGAFSGYFAIPKLTINIPNRVQDDEDRLKYISNVPTICYQNHFEIEDSTFIFGGLCASEVNSFEHLGLPPNADLEKVQIYFPFELPPFVNTRLLTNPFMEPNPYFLQYNATRGSVTYLDTALMQEFPKNIIGMASTRISSRHFFFYGGFQIENKSLRPNKNGDCWIVEKAIILNEDGYIIDTTTLKFSKVKLTRNNKSIKAGRIGMGICSNIHEPADSVLDSNFINGNHSSAAVFDTESKGSSKQFNNRTEGYAKEKTVSNPSVPLEGSHSIRDNTNTTATTTTRPTLHKINTAQSLDFHNREVIQGSPVIREYPISTESNRPSSAIRGNPSNSSSMSQPSSTGTTNSSKTGNVFTRSANIFHRHKHNDTVKSPHPLKVTYSESARKKILHSNNPSASSSRTASPMPKSFDTKIPSSTPRAISPAQLFKRSPIDPIKLKAWYNTDRSSPLAEATSDINSFTTDHSQNQKTRKHVLEEDIFEREPIEFRPSPSFSRSEFEEKRGSAFEMPTGTPSDLFTNSVSIETMEEEDTANNVLFKSGANVSIFVFGGFVLDENEYSPETNTPTTNISKFKATNEMLKIDLTTTEKAPFFNSVNFSKQALVCKVGSDITCDIIIDEDENCPSPRGYFAYNLIDYSLGVDETCTINVSERESEKQQFTNLTTEKSPEDEVTNSSVDKFWDYNLPSNERESYKIQKYFESRALIVQGGCAEDNKFHGDLYRFVFKTCKWEKIVTFAFDYYNISQKPDEDEEVKTLSPENQVAEPQLKEAELRCCHHTAVYYRNEERDYLFIIGGVKNSHLRFYDTEPYTSDKFDVSRFATLQLAAENKNLLRVAVLNTRTQIWRFMRYYYDVSQAVSDTTTYQPYFTNCRFSHIGGSACINGKTITLAQGLANIAPEHKKDMDELRKQFPIEELLWGGYLQITFPGL is encoded by the coding sequence ATGATTACCCCACTGTTGAAATACAAACAAGCACACAGACAAAACGCACACAAAGATATAGAAAAGATTTACAAAGACAACACTCAAATTGATTCAGCAATTAATAAATGCAATTTGGACGTGGTTAAAGATTATGGAGATGACAACAGTTTTAATGCAACTCCAAATACTACTTCATTATCAGTCACTAAAACCAACAACCTAAATCGAGAATCTAAGATGGAACATGAACAGTCGGCTAACAATCCCCGGCCAATTTCCTTTTTCGATCAAACTCAATCTGATTATGAATGTTGTGATTTGAGgaacaaattcaatatccCTTATTCAGTTTTGAAGTATAATTTAGCTCCTGAGAGTTGCAGTCGAAGTATTGTAGATACCGATAATGATCTACAGTTCTCATTCACACCAGAAATGAATCTAGATGAAGTTACACATCAGAGTCAAGATCATCACACAAAAGATACTGCCACTTCCATACCAAACCAAGACAACTCCAACAAGCATACTTACCAGGAAGAACATATTGGGGCATTTTCAGGCTATTTTGCCATTCCCAAACTTACAATTAATATTCCAAACCGCGTGCAAGACGATGAAGATCGGTTGAAATACATTTCCAATGTTCCAACAATTTGCTACCAAAatcattttgaaattgaagattcAACATTTATATTTGGTGGTCTTTGTGCATCTGAAGTGAATAGTTTTGAGCATTTGGGGTTACCACCAAATGCTGATTTAGAAAAAGTTCAAATCTATTTCCCATTTGAATTGCCGCCCTTTGTCAATACAAGATTATTAACAAACCCATTTATGGAACCCAATCcttattttcttcaatataaTGCTACGAGGGGCTCGGTGACGTATTTGGATACAGCATTAATGCAAGAATTCCCCAAGAATATAATTGGAATGGCATCTACCAGAATATCATCGAGgcatttctttttctatgGAGGAttccaaattgaaaataagtCTTTGCGTCCTAACAAAAATGGAGATTGTTGGATAGTGGAAAAAGCTATTATTTTAAACGAAGATGGCTATATTATTGACACCACAACattaaagttttcaaaagttAAATTGACTCGAAATAACAAATCGATAAAGGCAGGTAGAATAGGTATGGGAATATGTTCTAATATCCATGAGCCTGCTGATTCAGTCCTCGATAGTAACTTTATTAATGGGAATCATCTGTCAGCAGCTGTATTTGACACTGAATCTAAAGGATCCTCAAAGCAATTCAATAACAGAACAGAAGGATATGCAAAGGAGAAAACCGTCCTGAATCCACTGGTACCATTGGAAGGCTCTCACTCAATAAGGGATAATACTAATACCACTGCTACTACGACAACGCGTCCTACATTACACAAGATTAACACTGCACAGTCATTAGACTTTCATAATCGTGAAGTAATTCAAGGATCACCTGTAATTAGGGAATATCCAATTAGTACAGAAAGTAATCGACCTCTGTCGGCAATTAGAGGCAATCCTAGTAACTCAAGCAGTATGAGTCAACCAAGTTCAACTGGTACAACAAACTCTTCCAAAACGGGTAATGTTTTCACCAGATCTGCTAATATATTCCATCGTCATAAACATAATGACACAGTAAAATCGCCTCATCCATTAAAAGTGACTTATTCAGAGAGTGCAcgaaagaaaattttacATTCAAATAATCCTTCTGCATCCAGTAGTCGAACAGCTTCTCCAATGCCCAAGAGTTTTGACACCAAGATACCATCACTGACACCAAGAGCAATTTCACCTGCACAGCTATTTAAACGGAGTCCAATTGATCCCATCAAACTCAAAGCCTGGTATAATACTGATCGTAGTTCTCCTTTAGCAGAAGCAACTTCGGACATAAATTCGTTTACTACAGATCATTCACAAAATCAGAAAACTAGGAAACATGTATTAGAAGAAGACATATTTGAAAGGGAACCAATTGAATTCAGACCCAGCCCTTCATTTAGTAGGTCTGAGTTTGAAGAGAAAAGGGGTTCTGCATTTGAAATGCCTACCGGTACGCCCAGTGATTTGTTTACAAATTCGGTGAGTATTGAAACAatggaagaagaagacacAGCTAACAACGTGTTATTCAAATCGGGTGCCAATGTATcaatatttgtatttggGGGATTTGTCTTGGACGAAAACGAATACTCTCCGGAGACTAATACCCCTACAAccaatatttcaaaattcaagGCAACTAATGAAATGCTTAAAATCGATTTGACAACCACTGAGAAGGcaccatttttcaatagtgtcaatttttcaaaacaagCTTTAGTTTGTAAAGTTGGATCAGATATTACTTgtgatattattatagatgaagatgaaaactGTCCACTGCCACGAGGGTATTTTGcttataatttaattgattatctGTTGGGTGTAGATGAAACATGTACCATCAATGTTAGTGAGCGAGAAAGTGAAAAGCaacaatttacaaatttaACCACTGAAAAATCACCTGAAGATGAAGTCACTAATTCAAGTGTTGATAAGTTTTGGGATTACAATCTACCATCCAACGAACGAGAATCATATAAAATCcagaaatattttgaatcgAGAGCATTAATTGTTCAAGGAGGATGTGCTGAAGATAACAAGTTTCATGGAGATTTATACAGGTTTGTTTTCAAGACTTGTAAATGGGAAAAGATTGTTACATTTGCTTTTGATTACTATAATATATCCCAGAAACcagatgaagatgaagaagtcAAGACCCTTAGTCCAGAAAATCAAGTTGCTGAACCACAATTAAAGGAAGCAGAACTTCGTTGTTGTCATCATACAGCAGTATATTACCGAAATGAAGAAAGagattatttgtttatcatAGGTGGAGTTAAAAATAGCCATTTGCGTTTTTATGACACCGAGCCGTATACGAGTGACAAATTTGATGTTTCAAGGTTTGCTACTTTGCAATTAGCTGCTGAAAATAAGAATTTATTACGAGTTGCTGTATTGAATACACGAACCCAAATCTGGAGATTTATGagatattattatgatgTTAGTCAAGCTGTTTCTGATACAACTACTTACCAGCCGTATTTTACCAATTGCAGATTTTCACATATTGGTGGGAGTGCATGTATTAATGGCAAAACAATCACCCTAGCACAAGGGTTAGCAAATATTGCGCCGGAACATAAAAAGGATATGGATGAATTGAGGAAACAGTTTCCTATAGAAGAGCTCCTATGGGGTGGATATCTACAAATCACATTTCCTGGGttatga
- the TIM10 gene encoding protein transporter (Predicted protein of the mitochondrial intermembrane space with role in protein import into mitochondrial inner membrane) — protein MFGLGGTTPQISSQQKLQAAEAELDMVTGMFNALVSQCHTKCINKSYNEADISKQESLCLDRCVAKYFETNVQVGENMQKLGQSGQFMGRR, from the coding sequence ATGTTTGGCTTAGGTGGTACTACTCCTCAAATTTCATCTCAACAAAAACTTCAAGCTGCTGAAGCTGAATTAGATATGGTTACTGGCATGTTCAATGCTTTAGTTTCCCAATGTCACACCAAATGTATCAACAAATCATATAATGAAGCTGATATTTCAAAGCAAGAATCTTTATGTCTTGATAGATGTGTTgccaaatattttgaaaccaaTGTTCAAGTTGGTGAAAATATGCAAAAATTAGGTCAATCTGGTCAATTTATGGGTAGAAGATAA
- the CYT2 gene encoding cytochrome c1 heme lyase (Cytochrome c1 heme lyase; transcript regulated by Nrg1; induced in high iron), whose protein sequence is MSDSEQPKCPVDHSTRSSWLSKLTGDKKEQPKAAPPPVSEEPSCPVDHNARSVWANSVSVQVTAPEAIETTGTCDSSKIPNTLEDTTTTNIDLPGERELSSIPRTSSNTNWIYPSQKQFFEAMKRKNWDPQQEDMKVIVPIHNLVNERAWKHILMWEKPYAEDTQQKCGGITLTSFKGDSKKLTPRAWLKSIFGYDKPFDRHDWLINRCGVEVEYVIDFYTGQNSQVYLDVRPKLNTLEGIKMRFGRPFGF, encoded by the coding sequence ATGTCTGACAGTGAACAACCTAAATGTCCGGTGGATCATTCCACTAGAAGCTCCTGGTTATCCAAATTAACCGGTgataaaaaagaacaacCCAAAGCAGCACCACCTCCAGTTTCGGAAGAACCATCTTGCCCCGTTGATCACAATGCTAGATCCGTGTGGGCCAATAGTGTATCGGTTCAAGTAACGGCTCCTGAAGCTATTGAAACCACGGGTACATGTGATTCATCCAAGATACCAAATACATTAGAAGAcacaacaactacaaatATAGATCTTCCTGGAGAAAGAGAACTTAGTTCCATACCTCGCACATCATCAAATACTAATTGGATTTATCCTTcccaaaaacaatttttcgAAGCTATGAAGAGAAAGAATTGGGATCCTCAACAAGAAGATATGAAAGTTATAGTACCTATACACAATTTAGTTAATGAAAGAGCTTGGAAACATATATTGATGTGGGAAAAACCTTATGCCGAAGACACACAACAAAAATGTGGTGGGATCACTTTAACCAGTTTCAAAGGAGATCTGAAAAAGTTAACTCCTAGAGCTTGGTTGAAAAGTATATTTGGATATGATAAACCATTTGATCGTCATGATTGGTTAATTAATCGTTGTGGAGTTGAAGTAGAATATgtgattgatttttataCTGGTCAAAATAGTCAAGTTTACTTGGATGTTAGACCCAAATTAAACACTTTAGAAGGTATTAAAATGAGATTTGGTAGACCATTTGGATTCtaa